Within Aphelocoma coerulescens isolate FSJ_1873_10779 chromosome 1A, UR_Acoe_1.0, whole genome shotgun sequence, the genomic segment CTACGTGACCCAAGCTCTCACCTACCCTCCCTTTATATCAATTTTAAGTTTTTACTGTAAGCACTCTTTTCATTTGATGAGTCTCTACAGGTATTAATGCCTACTCATTAAAAACCAACCACCTTCAAAATAACATACTATGCTTGTTGGTGTTAAACTTGAAACTTCCTTGTTTGGCAAGCACATAGTTCTACAAATTGAGAATCTCAGGTATGGACATTCAACAATATGTAGCATTAATAAAATCATACTGCTCTGCCATTTGTTCCAGGCAAATGATCCAGACCCCAAATCTTCCAATTGGTAAACATTTTGTTCACTATGACTAACGACGTTTGTTCCTTAATTCATATGCAGAAAATCTCTAAGTGTCCAAACAGTGTATATACCACATCCTCAGCTCCCTCTCAACAGGAGCCATATGTGCAGAATTGTCCTCAATTTTAGTAAAAGACAATCACACCCATATAAAAAGCAGCATATTCCTTAAGAAACTGCAAATTTTCCAGTCTGATGGAAAGAGTTCAGCACTAACTCAAAAAGGCTCTGCCTCCTCTAGGTTACAATTTACATCAACATGTGAACACTGAATGGCACAGGGGCTTTCTATTGAATGTGTCTGCCTTCAAGTTTCAATTCAGATCCTGAGTAAAGAGAATTGCAAGATCTATCCATATGTTAAGTAAAAGGAACAAGATAAGGATCTAAGGGTAGGCTATAAATAAGCCTACCTACACACagtaaaaatggaaagaaagaaaaaacctctAGAAGTGTATCTAGTACTTCAATGAGAATAAACCAGCAAAATAAACAGAATGGAcagcaaaaggggaaaaaagatacAGTAGAAACTGAACACACTGAAAGGGTAAAAGGACAATAGGAACTAGGACATTCAATGGGGGTAAAAAAAactcaacagaaaaaaagctttaagaTATAACAAGCCAACAATACTGCAAGTTAGTATTGTAATCTGAACAGCAAAGCACATACAATTCAGACAGGGATGCTTAGGCAGTCAGTCTGAGCACTGAGAAGTAAGCAGCAAGGCAGAGGAGTTCAACACACAAAGCAGGCAGAAACGCAAGCAAAAGGTTGCTAGGGTGGGGGAGGCACAGGTACAGCCAATGGCTTAAATTCATAAAGCCTATGGCCACACAATGGGTTTTGACACAGCTATAGGGCAAGACCAAGGTTTTTGTTATCATACATCTCCAAAAAGCTTCTCTGGTTCTCTGCAAAGGATCACTGCTCCATCTTAAATTCCAGTGCTGTATGCTTCTAAAACCAATTAAACTATTACCTACGTTTTAAACTACAGTTTCAAAGTGGCACATGAAAGCATACACACAGTCGTTACCCCAAAACAAATGATACCCTACTTTTATCGCAAGTCCGGACAAATCCGCACTGTCAGGCACTGGCGGTAAATCCAACTTGATGTCCATATCATACGTCCGGCTGTGGACAAGGGCACCAAAGAGGGAGACGCGCGTTTCTTTCTCAAACTTGTCCCCAGCAGGACAGCTCTGTGAGAAcagccccatggcagggagtcCAGTGCCAGGTGCAGCCTCCATGATCTGAAGTGTCTGCTGAATTGTGTCATTGAACTGACATTCTTCGTTTGTTATCAGAGATTGTATGTCAGCTTCAAACACACTTACATCATAATAATCATAACCCTGGTATTTGACATTTCTCCCAACATATTTGTTGTTCAgaaaatagtcctttttttgTGGTACCAGCTGAGGAGGACCTGTTCCAGCAAGCTGTACTAAAAGATCTAAGACAGCATTAACTTCAGTAAATGGTAAGCATTCAGCTGTTTCCAGTTCCTCCACAAGATTCTCCAGTCGATCTGCTTGAGCACCTAGGCCAGCAACTCTCAAGTTGAAAGACAGCAtcaaaattttgtttttcactgGGAGTCTGGAAACGTTTGATTGCAGCTTACGAGCCTCATCTTGAAAAAGGTTCATGAACAGGGCATTATAAGCAACTCTTTTCAGATTGTGCTTAGCCCTTCTCTTACTGATCTTCTGCCTGCCTAAGTGAACCTTCCATGGCAAACCTGTCAAGTGTGCTTCACACAAGTCATTGAACAACTGTGTAATGCTCTCCATTTCAAATGAAACTGTCAGGTTTCGGCAGTTACAGTCTGGGTCTCTGATTTCATGGGAAGGAAGACCTGAAAAATATCAGGAAGAAACTCATAAGGCATATAAGAAATTGGTGAGTATGCTTTAACTTAAACTGAGATAGCCCAAAAGGAAAGAGAACTGACCTCCCACTTATTTAGGACATGAGCTACAAAAACCACACTTTGATCATCAGAGAAGTGATGGTGCAGGAAGCTTAATTCCAGatacccatttttttccccgGCAGGCTGAAACAGAAGTGAGAAGGTTGTCCTGATCTAATCCTGGATTCCTGCGGGAACACCTCCACCTTTTTCCCGGAGATATCCGCCCCCTCCCTCCCACGCAGTGATGCCCTCAGCCGCAGCCGCGGGGCCGAGAGGACGCGGGCAAGCTGCGCGTGGTGACGGTGACTGGCGGCGAccgcagggctgggctggagggCGCCCGCCATCACTGGGGCACTCCCGAGCCCCCACAGAGGAAAGGCGGGGTGTCGGCACGCCCGGAGGAGCTGCCGGCGGCCCGGCTCACCCTGAGCACCCAGCTGGGCCCGAGCACGGCGCGCCAGCCGCCCCGAGCCCCCGCCAGCAGCAGCGCCCCGCGAGGCTGTCCCCCGCCCATCCCGCCCCTTCTCCCCGGGCCGTACCTGCGGCGCTCCCCGGGCAGCGGGAGCGGGACAGAGCCGCCACCTCCTCCCGGCGCCGCCGACGTCACCCGAGCGCGAccgggcccgccccgctgccggcTCCCCGCCCCCGGCGGCCGAGGGAGCGGGGCCGCCGCTCGGGCCCAGCGCTGGCGCAGAGCGGCCTCAGCAGCCACACTGCGAACGCCAAGGCGCGAACGCCGAGTGGGACCGCTCAGGAATTTTAAGCCGTTCCTGCGGTACTCACCCTCACCGCTGTCGCCGCTCAGCTGACAAAATATAACAACACGCTAGTGCCAGAAAGCGATGAACCACGCTGGTCCCGAGCTGCAGGAGCCAACTGCAGCCTTCTGACGCTCTTTGCAAACAAATTCTACCAAGAGTACACTTTTTTCCCCGCTTAATTAATGTTTTAATAAAGGCTTAGAAAAATACATATCAAAATGTATGTGATTCAAACACTATAAATTCCATTGAAGaaaggcagggagaggggaaagagCTGAGCTATTTCTCAGAAAATGCTCTTTCATTGAAAAtgctgagtttaaaaaaaaataaagggggagggggaggagacgTTTAGGggagagtgggagagggaagaatGGCAAAATCTCCTGTTAGGATGTGTTTTCTGTTAGGAAAAATGCTAGAGTTCGGCCATTGGCTGGTTTCcaatttaaatacttttttggACTGCAAAGTTCAGTTTAAAGCAATTCTAAACTGAAACAGAACATCTTCATGTTCTTCAGCTCCTCTCTGTGAAAAATCTTTCACatagcttttattttcctttgaaaaaggctttaatttcaaaatgctCAAGGATGGGTATAATTTCCTCTCCAGCAGTAtctgaaaaccaaacaaatgggaagggaaacactgcaaacaattaaaaaaggCAACTGCCAAGACAGATTTAGTTATTCCAGATGATACAATGTTGATCCCAGTAGCAACACCAGTGTCTGAAATCAAAAGGTCAAGTTATTGAAGTCACAATAACAGAAAAATTCTCTTGAAAATGATCCCTAAATCATGCCTGGAATACTATAAAACAAGGCACATCATGGTTATTGCCTTGGGATGCTTAATTTTGAGAATTGACATGATGTAGCCTTAGGCCTCTACTAAAGCTCTGGAGGTCTGTAGTTCTTATTTATTACATAGACAATTTATGTTTGAAAAGAGGGCAGAGTGAAGTTCtcatcctttccttttcctcttctttgtaAAATGATTCTGaagtgaaattaatttcttgaaaTCCCAtccttcactgaaaaaaacagcAGTAAGAAAACCAGTTATTAATCAAGCTCATACCACAACTCCTGACTCCACAAGAACATTTTTATTGGAACCAGACCCCCGGCACTGGCCATTTCTTCTGAAAGAGAGCATGGAATTTTCTTTTAGAGAGTGATGCCCACCTTTATAATTGctttttctgttgaaaaatgAAAGTCATACAGCAGAGAAATGTTTCTAGACAAGTATGCTTGAAAACATACATACTGTCAAGCCTGATTCCTCTACAAATGCAGTGCCTGATCTTCAGTTCTTTGTGACTGTACTTGCAGCACGATTAATCACTATTGAGTTACGTGAAGTTATTTGTGGATAAGTTAAACACATAAAAAATATCACCTGGTTTGGCACTATATTCAGAAAACACATTAGCAATCAGAGCCAGGGCCCATCTTTTTACCCATTCTTTAAGCACGTACTTTGGTAACTTCATTCCAGAATTCTGGAGTAACTATTCCAAGTCCCAAGCGTACAGCTGCTGTGCTAAGAAATTTGGTGCTTTCTGGCTCAAGTGGCAGAATTAGAAGCACTCAGAACTTCACCATTTTAACACTAGATCAATCTGGTCCCACAGACTTTAAATGTCCCACTGACTTACAGGACCCTGCTGTATTTATATATAATCTCTTCAGAAACTTACAGTATGTAAGAGTTTAAGATAAAATAAGACAACTTACCTGAACACTGAAGCATTTTCCATTCCTGCTGAAACTGGTCTcttaatgcttttattttttttactttctcttggGTAGGAGGTACATAATTTCCAAAGGGAGGTATAGAAGCACCCCCTAATGCTTTGGCTACACTTTGCAATAAACTTATCTCTGTGTCCtaattaggaagaaaaaaaacccctgtgaaCCAGGCTCTCTTTGTTTCAGtgataaatgaaatattttaaaacaagctTTTGTAATGAAATTGCTAGCATTAGTAGCAAGAATGAGCAACCTCCCATTTTCAACTAAAAATGTGTTAAAATGgagtttttctctgaaaaatgtaaatgaatttttatctgttgtaaagcttttttctttcaaatggaGAAAGAATCTCACTTTTCCCTTTacaactgaaaagaaataatacTGGGTTAAGGACCGAAAATATTATGAGGTAAGGGGAGCATGGAGCTTGCTTACTTCAtgcataatttattttctgtgagtgGAAAATAGTGATATATTTTGCTTAATCAAGAAATTTACTCTTTTGGACTTCTCACAGTCTAAATCAATATAATTTCCTTGCAGAAACTGTATTTGGAAATGTTGATGCtatatgaaaattatttttggaaGACTGTAAccctattttgtttttaaaagatagaagtattttttcaaatattctAAAAAGCCAAGCACATGCATTAGAAATGTTATGGAGCTACCTGAAGAGTACCAATATGAAAGTATCAATCATTTTTTTAACATGTATGCCTAATATCCTTTTATTGTCTGAGTTTACACTTCAGAATATCAATAATTCTCTCCATTTCATGCTCCTAATTAGTAATGTGCAAATACATTATTTATGGATACTGCATATCAATGTACAAATTATTTTAGCTTAGACAATTTATGTAACAGCAttgtaaattaaaacaaataacatTTGAGAAAACTACAGAATAAATTATATCAAAATCCACTTAATTGACAGCTTAATGAATAGCGTGGCTTTAATTGGGTACTTGCTGGGGAACAGATTAGAATAAGCATCCATGAACAATTTTTCATTGAAGAAGAACTAGAAGGCACAAAAGTAATTGAAAGTTACAGTTTCATAGATCACACAGAGAAACTGTAGTACTCACAACCACAGGATGCTGGAGAGGCCAAGAGTGTAAACTGAGTTCTTTATGTGATTAGACAAATTCATGGAAGACATGCTCACTGACACAGATCACTGCTCTGGATACAGCTTCCAACTCCTAAATTTAGGCATCCTTAATGTGGTAGCGTATGGAAAAAGTTAGCCTAGGAAAAGCccctatttttttattttctttcccatgcTCTCTACCAGAAACACAAAGCTGGGGTAGACTGGCCCTCAATTATCTACTATCCCAATTAAGTTCAGCTGAAGGATATGTGCCATTCTGATTTATGTTCTGCACGCTGGAAGTCACGTGTGACAAAGTACAGCACAggggagagaagaagaaattTAGCAGTCTGTTATGACAGGACAACGGGCTGCTTTCAATCACATTTGATGCAAAGAGGCCAGATGATTTAACAGACAGGAACTCCCTCTTTTCAGGGGACAACTCTGAGCTGTGGATCCCACACAAAAATTGAAGTTGCAGCAAATTGTCAGAACATCTACGGTCCACAGACATAACCATGGGCTTACATTCATGCCTCAGCTTCTCCATCGTGCAGGCTGCCAACAGCTGCCTACAGCTCGGTGTGCAACTGTGTCTTGTCTTGTTCTCAGGACAGAAAGAAACTTGGGCAGTTTGTGCTGTGAACTCAGGGGTTCCAAAGACAGGATAAATAGAGCCACTATGTTCTACTAGGCAGCTTGAAGCAGTTCATGCCAGTGTCTCTCCCAGACACTTTGAAATATCACGGCTTAGCACCCCTTCTTACCTCAATCACAGCAACAATTCGAGACTCAGCTAATCCTTGTAGTAAAGCAACAAGCAGAGAAATCCCACTTATTCCAAGGCTCCTGTTTGGTCCAACAGCTATTACTATTAGGTTTGGTTGGTAACTGTATGCTACAGGAAGAATGAATCCAAGTACAGCAGAAAAGAAATCATTTCCTTCAGCATCCTTTAACAAGAAGAAATTGGTTAGCACAAATATAAAGGCCCAAATTCCCAGAAATAAGACAGAAAGGTGAATCTCAAAAAGCTTTTAATTGTCCGAGGAAGCAGGATACTGATCTATCTTCCCAgcaatttttatattaaatatgcaggattctttattttttccttagtgTCTTTGCACTGTAACTCTGCCTTGCTGAAGATAAACTGCAGTAATTATGGGAGGCTTCCTCAAACCTATGCATTCTAATACACTCTAAAGCCCTGTGAAGGAGTAGTAATCTGGCAAgggcaagaaaaggaaaaatctttaAAGGTCCAAAGTGGAGTAAGGGATGTAATTCTCAATGTAATTTTATAAATTTCTAAGTACATTCTATTATTCCTGTTTTAAAGGTTTTTCTCCTGTGTTGTTTCCAGAAAGTGAATCTTACCTCTTTCCAGTTTAGAGAAATATAGTGTTTGCAGCTGGTCTTTCCAGGCTGTTCTTTCTCACAGATGTTTATGATGAGcatttttctgtaaataaaacCCCCACTTGAGTATTTAACCAATATTTCCCAAGGAGATAAAAATGGGATATTTTCTTTCATCATTCTTTAAATACTACTTCATAATACAGGAGCAAATAACTGTTTGCATTAGTACATGCCAAAATGTAAACAgttaaaactgaaattctttctatggtatttttaaaaagaggattAAAGACTATTGGCAAATTACTTTTAAGAAAAAGGggaagtggaaaaaagctataaataaataaagaagacTTTCATTAAGGAACTCTGCATCAGCAGTATGTGCCTCCTGCAGTTACAGGGGAGATAGATCTTATATAATTAATAATTGCCTTctttattacattttattttcaattttcagtAACAATCTAAATTTGAATTAATACAGAAGGATTCTACTTTAAACCCACCACTAAAGGCATAAAGTAGCATTTAGAGACAATAATTTATCTTTGAAGATGTATTTGGGGATGTGTTGTATTATGTCTCAAGCTAAATTTAATGAATGCCAGCTCATGACTGATCTCCTTAGTACAGTTTTCATCACACATATCGACACTTATGAACATTTAGAAAGCCCTTGGGACTGTACCCCCTAACGTAAAGAGAGACCTCACCCATCTTCTGTGTTTGGTATGATCTGCATGTCTCCCACAAATACACAAAGCActctgcagaaaacaaaaagatacACACATttacaagtaatttttttttcagttagtgCAATTTGTATAAAAGTCTGCATGTCAACtggaagcattaaaaagaaTGTATACTGAATTCAATCCATTAAAAGtagaaataaaccccaaatttctcccACCAAATACtggggaggaaaaataaaaaaatcaagaaattgGCATCAGGTCAAAGCCAACTGAAATCTGACAAAGAATGTGCAGGCTAGTACAGCCATCACCCTTACCAATTTTTTGCCTTTGGAAAGGCAAAAGGTTTTGTTGGCATATACGCTGTTACCTGGATTACATGCTGAAAATGCTATGCGTGTGGGCATgctatttgttttaaaatcaagGTTTCACAGGCAATTTGCCTTATTTGCCACACTTAAGTATCTGATTTTAACATTTTGTCAAAGGGCTCTAAATGCAAAACACACAAATTCACCTTTGAAATCCAAAACGAACAGAATGTCTTAgtgcaacagcagcagaaagagcAGCTGCGGGCGATGCTGCAATTCCGTTACACACctacaaaatacatttttcattcaGAAGCAATTAATGATGCCGAATATAATGTCATTTTTTAAGTGCAACAACTGTATTATTGCTTGTTTATGAAGGGATTTTAATGATgaggaacaagaagaaaaagattaaGGAAATGTTACCAATTAATTTGCTACAGAAAGGccatattttattattatgcCATAAACTGCACTATTATTTCAAAAGTATAGTGCAATACTAAATTAAATATAGCTTTTCCAGGGGAAGGCCATGTTTACTGATTCTCTAGATAGcctgcaaactgcagcagaaaAATACACCCTATGAAAAGGAGGTTGTTCCTGAATATTCTGACTCTTCCTTTAATCTAGGCAAGCTATTCTTTTCTGGAAAATACAATTGCAGTATTACTCAGTCAACCCTTCAGTGTTCATTTGTGGTGCGTAGTGCTTTGAACTCCACATGAAAGCTAAGCAAAAAGATTTGTTTCCCCTCACTCCTCCTCTTTGTCAGCACAAAAGCTTAGATCTGCAACTCATTAAAAGTTCTATTTCTTTTTGCCAGtaaccattttttaaaatctatttataGGCTCTCCTGGAGCTATGTGCAGTTTATAATGTCAGAAATTTGTCCCCAAGATCTATATATGTGACTTCCAACAGCAAGATGTCTTAGAAGAAAGAGGCCATTGTGGTAGTTACTCTTCCTTGCAGGCCTGGTACTTTTGAAGAGATCTTCTCACTCAAAGGAAGAGTGACTTATTATGATATAATATTTTTAacttgttttcagtttttcttcaaTGCTCCTCCAAGTTTTTACATATAAATATGAAGATGCACCCTCTAAGCCTGCCCTCTCTTCATTCCTGACCCTGCAAGAATCAAAATACTGAACTAGAATTACTCTGTTCATACAGTAGAGCTGTTGAAAACAGCACTAAAGTGTGTGCACGTGCATGCACACGTAAGTCGAAATCTACTCTGTGTAAACTTTGCACATTGAGACAGGAAAAGTACTGACACTGCTTCAGATTTCTTGCTGCTGCTCACTGGTGCTTGATATACCAGCTTCTGCTCCCCTCAACTGAAGAGCCAATGCCTGGCTTCCCTGTAGGTCTGAGAACAATGAGAAGGTTCTTAGGGACTCATATTCTGTGACTACCTGCAGAAAGTCTGGACAATGACTTCCCCTAGAAAAATGGCTTGGAGTTAACAGCTATCCCTAAATAGTTGTTTTCTCATCTTGCAAGCTCACTCTCATAGCTAAACACATTCTAGCTGAGATTAGTGCACTTGGGAGATAAACAGTAACTAAAATCTGGACAACAATATTGTAGAAGCAGAAAATCAGAGGAATCTAACTCCACCCCTACCCCCAAGACCAAGGCAATATATTATTACCTCCTTCTTGAGTATTTTATCTAGGATTGCCAACATACTGCCAAGAGAGAGCAAAATCTTGTCCTCTTTCACAAGGTCTGCATAAAAACcactgtaaaataaattatatgaaGAAAAACTAGGTTAGAGGCATTAATGTCTTTGAAGAGGACACTGATAAAGTGCTCTGCAGTTAGTACTCATGGGGTACATTTTGTATAGGTGCTACACATTGATTCCCAGAAACCTGTTCTAGCAGGAAGATGCCTGACAGTCTTCAGCTCCCTAAACCTGTCTGCATTCTGcattggaaagaaaacaaaaatggcTGATGATATTCAGGAAACAGAGTTCTGTCAAAATTAGATGAAGACAAGATGAAACACTGAGTTCCTCAAATCAGAGCAGTTTGGtattttttccagctgaaagTGAGTACAGAGCTGTAAGACAGCTTCCTAGCAAGATCTCTTTCTAAATTAATACATTTGCATTAGGTGTCCTACCTCTATTGAAAGAGTTTTAGAGAAAAGTATTCTGATTAGTTCTTTAAAGGATTTCAGGCTATGAGTGCTATACAACacaaatttctttatttctaaagGAAGAAATTCTGGCTGTAATTGAGTAGACTAAGGCCAAAAAGATGACCATGGCAGACAGTTAGATGACAGTCTGTATAGAGACCTCTCATCCCCTTAATTATGTGGAAAATCAAATAAGTAGGACCAACCTGACAAgagattttatttcagttttatccATTTCCTTCACCAGTTGAACATGTTCAGAGAGAAAATATTCTGAACCTTCAGAGccagttgttgctgttttgatGGGAGGCACtggaaacagaatatttttcatgTGCAATTCCAAAAACCTTTCTACTTTGACAGTGTTGTTGTTGTTAGTTATCTTAGTTTCATGTTCTGTGGAGGTATTTGAATTAGCCTTCTTTAGTAAGTGTGATTTGGTGCTCAAATTTTGTAAAAATGATGTCtctagagaaaaagaaaaagaggggttTCACAGGTATTAGTTTCTAAGCAACGTGTTAATATTTGgatatatttatttacaaaataGAATACATCTGTATTCGTAGTATGCATATTTACTCCCATGCACTGGCTACAAGGTTTCCTGACACAGATGTTATTTTTTCAGTGCTACTACATTTGTTTTAATC encodes:
- the HDAC10 gene encoding polyamine deacetylase HDAC10 isoform X3, whose translation is MMLFSFIRCSTYRCARLAVGATLQLVDAVVSGKVRNGMALVRPPGHHSQRNAANGFCLFNNVAIAAEYAKLKYGLQRILIVDWDVHHGQGIQYIFEEDPSVLYFSWHRYEHQEFWPSLKESDYDAVGRGKGKGFNINLPWNKVGMGNSDYLAAFFHVLLPVAFEFDPELVIVSSGYDSGIGDPEGQMNATPEVFAHLTHFLMQLANGKLCVILEGGYHLKSLGESVCMTVKTLLGDPVPQITGEMAPCLSAVESIQNVRAAHKPYWKWLAHEETSFLQNLSTKSHLLKKANSNTSTEHETKITNNNNTVKVERFLELHMKNILFPVPPIKTATTGSEGSEYFLSEHVQLVKEMDKTEIKSLVSGFYADLVKEDKILLSLGSMLAILDKILKKEVCNGIAASPAAALSAAVALRHSVRFGFQRVLCVFVGDMQIIPNTEDGKMLIINICEKEQPGKTSCKHYISLNWKEDAEGNDFFSAVLGFILPVAYSYQPNLIVIAVGPNRSLGISGISLLVALLQGLAESRIVAVIEDTEISLLQSVAKALGGASIPPFGNYVPPTQEKVKKIKALRDQFQQEWKMLQCSGKLSYFILNSYIL